A genome region from Tolypothrix sp. PCC 7712 includes the following:
- the yidD gene encoding membrane protein insertion efficiency factor YidD, giving the protein MAVSTMETLATQAAIASLNIYQKHLSPRKGFSCPHRLLYGSESCSDYVKHILINQDLMTAIKTAPQRFQSCKIAAKTLQTKAEGGCIVVPCCIPL; this is encoded by the coding sequence ATGGCAGTTAGTACGATGGAAACTTTGGCTACCCAGGCTGCGATCGCATCTTTGAATATATATCAAAAACATCTTTCCCCGCGCAAAGGTTTCTCCTGTCCCCATCGCTTGCTATATGGAAGCGAATCTTGCTCAGACTACGTAAAGCACATTCTAATTAATCAAGACTTGATGACGGCTATCAAAACAGCTCCCCAGCGATTTCAATCATGTAAAATAGCCGCTAAAACTCTCCAAACCAAAGCTGAGGGTGGATGTATTGTAGTTCCTTGCTGCATACCACTTTAA
- a CDS encoding zinc-dependent peptidase, translating to MIPAIIAFLMIGIVITAILISPLLIKQRRKRLKSRPFPPLWNAIIENNLPIYLQLSPPERRRLQGHIQVFLTEKQFIGCKGLQVTEEMKITIASVACLLLLNERGEYFSKLRSILVYPSAYLVTETVATGEYVVEERREARLGESWSRDQVVLSWEQVQQDTQNWQDGHNVVLHEFAHQLDQEDGDTQGVPILPNKSDYPIWAQVMTAEYQQLCNDVQQGVKTVINSYGATNPAEFFAVATETFFEKPHQLLHQHPRLYELLQRYYEVNPRQWGFKD from the coding sequence ATGATACCAGCAATCATTGCCTTTCTCATGATTGGCATAGTTATCACCGCAATTTTAATCAGTCCCCTGTTAATTAAACAACGACGCAAACGTTTAAAATCTCGTCCTTTTCCACCTCTATGGAATGCCATTATTGAAAATAATCTGCCGATTTATCTCCAACTTTCACCCCCAGAACGCAGACGACTTCAGGGACATATTCAAGTCTTCTTAACCGAAAAACAATTCATTGGCTGTAAAGGATTACAAGTCACAGAAGAAATGAAAATAACTATTGCATCTGTGGCTTGTTTGCTATTACTCAATGAACGAGGTGAATACTTCTCAAAATTGCGTTCAATTTTAGTTTATCCCAGCGCTTATTTAGTAACTGAAACCGTCGCTACGGGAGAGTATGTAGTCGAAGAAAGGCGAGAAGCCAGATTAGGTGAATCTTGGAGTCGCGATCAAGTGGTACTTTCTTGGGAACAGGTGCAACAAGATACGCAAAACTGGCAAGATGGACATAATGTAGTGCTGCATGAATTTGCCCATCAATTAGATCAAGAAGATGGTGACACCCAAGGTGTACCGATTTTACCAAATAAATCAGATTACCCAATTTGGGCACAGGTAATGACAGCAGAATATCAACAACTCTGCAATGATGTGCAGCAAGGTGTGAAAACTGTGATTAATAGCTATGGTGCAACTAATCCTGCTGAGTTTTTCGCAGTCGCCACAGAAACCTTTTTTGAGAAGCCTCATCAGTTGTTACACCAGCATCCGCGATTATATGAGTTACTGCAACGTTACTATGAAGTTAATCCTCGGCAATGGGGATTTAAGGATTGA
- a CDS encoding nucleoside phosphorylase, protein MCSKRFYHIGFEQADLGAKPPTLALLSGDPERASLIAQNHLQNVKLLSDNRGLNSYLGYLANGCPILSATSGMGAPSLSIVVNELVQVGIRQIIRIGTCGSIQPHVAVGSIVISNAALCRQGAANDIAPIEYPAAADPFLTVALVKAAQKLGFEHHLGITASVDTFYEGQERIDSANPYLMRSLQGITEEYRHLNILNYEMECGTLFKMAGVYQFAAAAVCAVVAQRTVSEDIIFPKKDIAIENAIATAISAAQTVLSAEC, encoded by the coding sequence ATGTGCAGTAAACGCTTTTACCACATTGGCTTTGAACAAGCGGATTTGGGTGCAAAACCGCCCACATTAGCGCTGTTATCTGGCGATCCGGAACGTGCATCTCTAATCGCCCAAAATCATTTGCAAAATGTGAAATTATTATCAGATAATCGGGGGCTGAATAGTTATTTAGGATATTTAGCCAATGGTTGCCCTATCTTATCAGCGACTAGTGGCATGGGTGCGCCTTCCTTAAGTATTGTAGTTAATGAATTAGTCCAGGTAGGAATCCGGCAAATTATTCGCATTGGTACTTGCGGCTCAATTCAACCTCATGTAGCTGTTGGTAGTATTGTGATTAGTAATGCCGCATTGTGTCGCCAAGGTGCAGCTAATGATATTGCACCTATCGAGTATCCAGCCGCAGCCGATCCGTTTCTCACAGTTGCTTTAGTCAAAGCAGCACAAAAATTAGGTTTTGAGCATCATTTAGGAATTACAGCATCAGTCGATACCTTTTATGAAGGACAAGAACGCATAGATTCAGCTAATCCATATTTAATGCGATCGCTACAAGGAATTACCGAAGAATATCGCCACTTAAATATCTTGAACTATGAAATGGAATGCGGCACACTATTTAAAATGGCAGGAGTTTACCAATTTGCTGCTGCTGCTGTGTGCGCTGTAGTTGCTCAACGTACTGTTTCTGAAGATATCATCTTCCCCAAGAAAGATATTGCCATTGAGAATGCGATCGCAACTGCTATATCTGCAGCCCAAACAGTTCTGAGTGCTGAATGCTAG
- a CDS encoding Kelch repeat-containing protein — MKLQPPQFIWKQPQILGELPQPRYGHSAITYQNSMIIFGGEKNDTSETLCDVHLLDLESWTWTQPQVSGNIPANRSFHTAVLYEDKMLVWGGYETSQDGGYIFSDVALHILNLKTWQWSEIIPQGTPPDARCHHSAVIFQDKLFIDGGSYDIYTARDELHILDLTKMQWLNISPEKSSSAALAGLKIRGNTLVKFLGDAAYGGFCLDIFTLEIPDLENENISNFQWQQAQVEGIENYTYNILFPDDDEDDYDEYEEYDDENAIPWRTIHGYGEFADHLVLFAGMSPGNGISHVTIGDVVLLNMPDISAANSGTYTYTVPEIAGKFPPPRFGHSTIQFNHQMIVYGGLWIDTSAGNNSFDNDVYILEIN; from the coding sequence ATGAAATTACAACCCCCACAATTTATTTGGAAACAGCCTCAGATTTTGGGTGAATTACCTCAACCTAGATACGGTCATTCTGCCATTACATATCAAAATTCCATGATTATTTTTGGTGGAGAAAAGAACGATACATCTGAAACTTTATGTGATGTTCACTTGCTTGATTTAGAATCTTGGACTTGGACACAACCTCAAGTTTCGGGAAATATTCCTGCCAATAGAAGCTTTCATACTGCCGTTTTATATGAGGATAAAATGCTGGTATGGGGAGGATATGAAACATCACAAGATGGCGGCTATATTTTTAGTGATGTTGCCCTTCACATTCTCAATCTCAAAACTTGGCAATGGTCAGAAATTATCCCCCAGGGAACTCCACCAGACGCACGTTGTCATCATAGTGCAGTCATATTTCAAGATAAATTATTTATTGATGGTGGTTCTTATGATATTTACACTGCCAGAGATGAACTACATATTCTCGACCTGACTAAAATGCAGTGGCTAAATATCTCACCAGAAAAATCTTCTAGCGCGGCTTTAGCAGGTTTAAAAATTCGCGGTAACACCTTAGTTAAATTTCTGGGAGACGCTGCTTACGGGGGATTTTGCTTAGATATCTTCACTTTAGAAATTCCAGATTTAGAGAATGAAAATATATCAAACTTTCAGTGGCAACAAGCCCAAGTAGAAGGCATAGAAAACTATACATACAACATTTTATTCCCTGATGATGATGAAGATGATTATGATGAATATGAAGAATATGATGATGAAAATGCAATTCCTTGGCGCACAATTCATGGCTATGGAGAATTTGCAGATCACCTCGTTTTATTTGCGGGAATGTCACCCGGTAATGGTATTAGCCATGTAACGATTGGCGATGTCGTATTATTAAATATGCCTGATATATCAGCAGCTAATTCTGGCACTTATACTTACACTGTTCCAGAAATAGCAGGTAAATTTCCTCCTCCAAGATTTGGTCACTCAACTATTCAATTTAATCATCAAATGATTGTGTATGGTGGCTTATGGATTGATACTTCTGCAGGTAATAATAGTTTTGATAATGATGTATATATTTTAGAAATTAATTAA
- a CDS encoding GH3 auxin-responsive promoter family protein produces MRPIIQGFGQLFANTYQRFEQALVAPELTQLSVQQEICDRLIASDYGKALKIRSVADWQDVPIVDYDALAPWILGHQKRQQIPLTTEPILFYEKTSGSSGAIKWIPYTLSLRRSFNQMFCVWAYDLIKHGPRFSTGKIYACISPQLNVTDSTSLQDDLDYLDGWLRWLLRPWLVMPTNLNRLHNAQEFKHQLALALLQSEKLEIISIWSPSFLQVHLKYIQENQALLQQELHNKISRKRLQLLGENPIPWTQLWTDLKLISCWDSANAADQAKGLRSQFPGVLLQGKGLLATEAPMTIPLIAAGGYVPVLDEVFFEFEDNSGSVYRLHELQQGEEYTIILSQKGGLYRYRIGDRIRVTHYYRQTPCLEFLGRHQAVSDLVGEKLQSNFVHDALHSMNLPEGCFKSLVSLAEPAQYILLLDSAPATPEILAQQLDEVLSQSYHYQRARSLGQLAPPQVIISPQIPEILALHRLRTGSIWGGIKHPILATSPISTELLQELQSI; encoded by the coding sequence ATGCGCCCGATTATTCAAGGTTTTGGGCAACTATTTGCCAATACTTACCAACGATTTGAACAAGCATTAGTTGCTCCAGAATTAACACAGCTATCTGTACAGCAAGAAATTTGCGATCGCCTGATTGCTAGCGACTATGGCAAAGCCTTAAAAATTCGCTCTGTAGCCGATTGGCAAGATGTGCCAATTGTTGATTATGATGCGTTGGCACCTTGGATTTTAGGACATCAAAAGCGTCAGCAAATACCCTTAACTACCGAACCAATTTTATTTTATGAAAAAACCTCAGGCAGTAGTGGGGCGATAAAATGGATTCCTTATACTTTGTCTTTACGACGCTCATTTAATCAAATGTTTTGTGTGTGGGCTTATGATTTAATTAAACATGGCCCGAGATTTTCTACTGGTAAAATTTACGCTTGTATATCGCCGCAATTAAATGTCACGGATTCCACATCTTTACAAGACGACTTAGATTATTTAGATGGCTGGTTGCGGTGGTTGCTGCGTCCTTGGTTAGTCATGCCAACTAACCTCAATCGCCTACACAACGCCCAAGAATTTAAACATCAACTAGCGTTGGCTTTATTACAATCAGAAAAATTAGAAATTATTTCGATTTGGAGTCCGAGCTTTCTGCAAGTACATTTAAAATACATCCAAGAAAATCAAGCATTATTACAACAAGAATTACACAATAAAATATCGCGCAAGCGCTTGCAACTTCTGGGCGAAAATCCGATACCTTGGACGCAACTATGGACAGATTTAAAGCTGATTTCTTGCTGGGATAGCGCCAACGCCGCCGATCAAGCCAAAGGATTGCGATCGCAGTTTCCGGGGGTGTTGCTTCAAGGGAAAGGACTACTAGCCACCGAAGCACCGATGACGATTCCCTTAATTGCGGCTGGGGGTTATGTTCCGGTTCTGGATGAAGTGTTTTTTGAGTTTGAGGATAATAGCGGTTCGGTGTATCGTTTACACGAACTCCAACAGGGAGAAGAATACACCATAATTTTGTCACAGAAAGGCGGTTTGTATCGTTATCGCATAGGCGATCGCATCCGGGTGACGCATTACTATCGCCAAACCCCCTGTTTAGAGTTTCTGGGAAGACATCAAGCTGTCAGCGATTTGGTGGGGGAGAAGTTGCAATCTAACTTTGTCCATGATGCGTTGCATAGCATGAATTTACCAGAAGGCTGTTTTAAAAGCTTAGTCAGTCTTGCCGAGCCAGCACAGTATATTTTATTACTCGATTCAGCACCAGCAACACCAGAAATCCTGGCTCAACAACTAGATGAGGTGTTATCACAGTCATATCATTATCAAAGGGCGCGATCGCTTGGTCAACTGGCACCACCGCAAGTTATAATTTCTCCTCAAATTCCAGAGATATTAGCCTTACATCGTCTCCGCACAGGAAGTATTTGGGGAGGTATTAAGCATCCAATTTTGGCAACATCACCTATTAGCACTGAACTTTTACAAGAATTGCAAAGCATATAA
- a CDS encoding ShlB/FhaC/HecB family hemolysin secretion/activation protein encodes MNLKLLTTKIISMGNYAIAKHLLFAFWLLMSPAIAQTSPIPIDTKPNPNLERFPQPLPTLQPLPPKQEQPTLPVPPPTPTPEQPNITIPITKIAVVGSTILTQEQITTITQPFEGRSITLKELQTVADSITQLYLNRGYLTSRAIITEQTITDGIVKIQVIEGSLEKIEIKGTQRLNPGYVRSRVNLAVGKPLRADKIEEQLQLLQQDSLFTSVEALLTPGTNIGQSILTVRVKEANTISGNIGVDNYSSAAVGTPRFGGVISDRNLSGLGDEFSASYYRSITGGSNSFDFSYRLPVNAMNGILQLRYSPSDSKVTQPPFSELNITGDNQLYEISYRQPLVRTPREEFALSLGLTLQNGRNTYIFDGIRRPVGIGSDSEGKTRTRVLKFGQDYIKRDMQGAWALRSQFSFGLDIFDATINSDGIPDGSFFSWLGQIQRVQRLGRDNLLIAQADIQLTPDTLLSAQQFSLGGGQSLRGYRQNARTGDNGFRISLEDRIAILRDRAGLPNLQLAPFVDMGAVWNTVNNPSQLPKQTFLASAGLGILWEPLPRLLMRLDYAVPFIDLSDRTQDMQDQGFSFSVNYSF; translated from the coding sequence ATGAACTTAAAATTGCTAACAACAAAGATAATTAGCATGGGCAATTATGCGATCGCCAAACATCTTTTATTTGCCTTCTGGCTGCTAATGTCACCTGCGATCGCTCAAACTTCTCCCATCCCCATAGACACCAAACCAAATCCCAATCTTGAAAGGTTTCCCCAACCTTTACCCACACTTCAACCCCTTCCACCCAAACAAGAACAACCAACTCTTCCAGTACCACCACCCACACCCACACCAGAACAGCCAAATATCACCATACCCATCACTAAAATTGCTGTTGTCGGTAGTACTATCCTCACTCAAGAGCAAATTACCACAATTACCCAACCCTTTGAAGGGCGTTCCATCACTCTCAAAGAACTCCAAACCGTTGCAGATAGTATTACTCAGCTTTATTTAAATCGAGGTTATTTAACCTCTAGAGCAATTATCACAGAACAAACAATTACTGATGGGATTGTCAAAATCCAAGTAATTGAAGGTTCTTTAGAAAAAATCGAAATCAAGGGAACTCAAAGGTTGAATCCAGGCTATGTACGTAGTCGTGTGAACTTAGCAGTTGGTAAGCCCTTGAGAGCCGATAAGATAGAGGAGCAATTACAGCTACTCCAACAAGATTCTCTATTTACCAGTGTAGAAGCTCTTCTTACACCAGGAACTAATATCGGTCAAAGTATTCTCACAGTGCGAGTTAAAGAAGCCAATACCATTAGTGGGAATATTGGAGTAGATAACTACTCATCTGCGGCTGTAGGTACCCCACGTTTTGGAGGTGTCATTAGCGATCGCAACCTTAGCGGTTTAGGTGATGAATTTAGCGCTTCCTATTATCGTTCGATCACTGGTGGTTCTAACTCCTTTGACTTTAGCTATCGATTACCAGTCAATGCCATGAATGGCATATTGCAACTACGCTATTCTCCCAGTGATAGCAAAGTGACGCAACCGCCATTTTCAGAGTTAAATATTACAGGCGATAACCAGTTGTATGAAATCAGCTATCGTCAACCCTTGGTGAGAACTCCCCGTGAAGAATTTGCCTTATCTTTAGGTTTAACATTGCAGAATGGGCGCAATACCTATATATTTGATGGCATCCGGAGGCCTGTAGGTATTGGTTCAGATAGCGAAGGTAAGACCAGAACCAGAGTTTTAAAGTTTGGGCAAGATTATATTAAACGCGATATGCAAGGTGCATGGGCATTGCGATCGCAATTTAGTTTTGGTTTAGATATCTTCGATGCCACGATTAACTCTGATGGTATCCCCGATGGTAGTTTCTTTAGCTGGTTAGGACAAATACAGAGAGTACAACGCCTGGGGAGAGACAACTTACTCATAGCCCAAGCCGATATCCAACTGACACCAGACACCTTGCTATCTGCACAACAGTTTTCCCTTGGTGGTGGACAATCTCTGCGTGGTTATCGCCAAAATGCCCGTACAGGAGACAATGGTTTTCGGATATCCCTAGAAGACAGGATAGCAATTTTACGCGATCGCGCCGGATTACCAAACCTGCAACTTGCACCATTTGTCGATATGGGTGCTGTCTGGAACACTGTCAACAATCCCAGTCAACTACCAAAGCAAACCTTTTTAGCATCTGCTGGCTTAGGGATACTGTGGGAACCCCTACCCCGCCTACTGATGCGCCTAGATTATGCAGTTCCCTTCATAGATTTAAGCGATCGCACTCAGGATATGCAAGACCAAGGTTTTAGCTTTAGTGTCAACTACAGTTTTTAA